Part of the Spartobacteria bacterium genome is shown below.
CACGTTGAGGTGCGCAGGCGCATTGGGTATATGCCGGAAGAATCCTACTTGCCTGACCATTTGACCTGTGAGGAAACCCTTTACTGGCTGGGGGCACTGAATGAAATACCCCGGCCAATAATTTGCCGGCGCAGCACCGAATTGTTGACCATGCTGCAAATGACGGAGGCGCGCAAAAAGCGAATCAGTCAATGCTCCAAAGGTATGCAGCGGCGCATCTGTCTAGCACAGGCCCTTCTGCATAATCCTGACTTACTGATTCTGGATGAACCCACGTCGGGCCTTGATCCTGTGGCCTGTCGCCAGATAAAGAACCTGCTCTCTTTTCTCGCACAAAACGGAAAAACTATTTTGCTTTGCTCCCATATTCTAGCAGATGTGCAGCACATCGCCGACCATATTGCTATTATGCAGCGAGGGCACATGCTTGTACAAGGACATGTCTGCGAATTACTCCAAGATTCGTCTTCCCTGGAAGACTATTTCATTGAAATGCTACGAAAGGAACGAGGTGCGGAGTGCTCGGCAACCGCACCACCACTTTTCCCGCCTCCTGCGGCCTTTCTTCATACCCCTGAACTGCGGAATTTCATGTCGTGAAAGGCCGTATATGCTCGTCATAAAAAGATGGATTGTAGCCTGTGTGGCATCTTTTGCCTTGGCATGGCGAACCTGCCTGCGAAAGCCCGGCCTCACACTTCCGTCATTGGCGATACTA
Proteins encoded:
- a CDS encoding ABC transporter ATP-binding protein, with product MNAPAPLLVVSHLSKTFYDFWHRPVTKAVHDLSFTVSAGEIFGLLGANGAGKSTTIRSIMGLQHPSEGSVTVFGLSPDHVEVRRRIGYMPEESYLPDHLTCEETLYWLGALNEIPRPIICRRSTELLTMLQMTEARKKRISQCSKGMQRRICLAQALLHNPDLLILDEPTSGLDPVACRQIKNLLSFLAQNGKTILLCSHILADVQHIADHIAIMQRGHMLVQGHVCELLQDSSSLEDYFIEMLRKERGAECSATAPPLFPPPAAFLHTPELRNFMS